A genomic segment from Verrucomicrobiia bacterium encodes:
- a CDS encoding response regulator transcription factor, which yields MSKILVVDDEPDALELVSFNLKAAGYEVVTADDGGDALKKARQHVPDLLLLDLMLPEVDGLEVCKMLRRDPATAGIPIIMLTAKAAEIDRVLGLELGADDYVTKPFSPRELVLRVKNLLRRRNVGDEKPDQFSVGDLFIDVPRHLVTVARRRIDLTATEFKLLTVLALRRGRVQSREQLLRDVWEYDNIIDTRTVDTHMRRLREKLGAACRYLDTVRGVGYRFIEN from the coding sequence ATGTCGAAGATTCTGGTGGTGGACGACGAGCCGGATGCGCTGGAGCTGGTGAGCTTCAACCTCAAGGCCGCGGGCTATGAGGTGGTGACGGCCGACGACGGTGGCGATGCCCTGAAGAAGGCGCGTCAGCACGTGCCGGACCTCCTCCTCCTGGATCTGATGCTGCCGGAGGTGGACGGCCTGGAGGTATGCAAGATGCTCCGGCGCGATCCCGCAACGGCAGGCATCCCGATCATCATGCTCACGGCGAAGGCGGCCGAGATTGACCGGGTCCTCGGGTTGGAACTCGGCGCCGACGACTACGTCACGAAGCCCTTCAGCCCGCGGGAGCTCGTCCTCCGGGTAAAGAATCTGCTCCGCCGCCGGAACGTCGGCGACGAAAAGCCCGACCAGTTCTCCGTGGGTGACCTCTTCATTGACGTGCCCCGGCATCTGGTGACGGTGGCCCGCAGGCGGATTGATCTCACGGCCACCGAATTCAAGCTGCTGACCGTGCTGGCCCTGCGTCGTGGACGGGTGCAGTCGCGGGAACAGCTCCTGCGCGACGTCTGGGAATACGACAACATCATTGATACCCGGACGGTGGACACCCACATGCGCCGGCTCCGGGAAAAGCTTGGGGCGGCGTGCCGGTATCTCGACACGGTTCGCGGGGTCGGTTACCGCTTCATCGAAAACTGA
- a CDS encoding iron-containing alcohol dehydrogenase translates to METTSFSFPTPTRFGPGVLGELPAQLARLGVSRPLVVTDPGLAATEAFQSLVTALGAGERDRSWFVFAGVHPNPIEDDVRQPAALFLEHGCDGVIAIGGGSALDAGKAARLLARRPGFDLTRFYEEPDWSGLAPFVAIPTTAGTGSEVGRSSVITLAATRRKAVLFHPELLARLVLLDPELTTGLPPKLTAATGADALTHCIESFTCPAFHPMCDGIALEGIRLIVDALPRAMRDGRDLDARGRMLVAAAMGAVAFQKDLGATHSLAHPLSSLCGLHHGLANALCLVAVMNFNAQRRPGLYRRVGLACGLDVVRCADGEADCETIGFVDRFLAELGLRSRLREHGVREDQLDALTAQAWEDPCHRTNAVPVTAADLRALYASLL, encoded by the coding sequence ATGGAAACCACCTCGTTCTCGTTCCCCACCCCCACGCGGTTCGGCCCCGGTGTGCTGGGGGAACTGCCCGCCCAACTGGCCCGCCTGGGCGTCTCCCGCCCGCTCGTCGTCACCGACCCAGGCCTGGCCGCCACCGAGGCCTTCCAGTCCCTGGTCACTGCGCTCGGGGCCGGGGAACGGGACCGATCCTGGTTTGTCTTTGCCGGGGTCCATCCGAATCCAATTGAGGACGACGTCCGCCAGCCCGCGGCACTGTTCCTGGAGCACGGGTGCGACGGGGTCATCGCCATCGGGGGGGGCAGCGCCCTCGATGCCGGCAAGGCGGCGCGACTCCTGGCACGTCGTCCGGGGTTTGACCTGACGCGGTTCTACGAGGAGCCCGACTGGTCCGGACTGGCACCCTTCGTCGCCATTCCCACGACGGCGGGGACCGGCAGCGAGGTGGGACGCAGTTCGGTCATCACCCTCGCCGCCACGCGACGCAAGGCCGTCCTCTTCCATCCGGAACTCCTCGCGCGGCTCGTATTGTTGGACCCGGAGCTGACCACCGGCCTGCCGCCGAAGCTGACCGCCGCCACCGGCGCCGATGCCCTCACCCATTGCATCGAAAGCTTCACCTGCCCCGCCTTTCATCCGATGTGCGACGGCATCGCGCTGGAAGGCATCCGGCTCATTGTGGACGCACTCCCGCGGGCGATGCGGGACGGGCGGGACCTCGACGCCCGGGGGCGGATGCTGGTGGCTGCGGCGATGGGGGCGGTCGCCTTTCAAAAGGACCTGGGCGCCACCCACTCGCTGGCGCACCCATTGTCCAGTCTCTGCGGGCTGCATCACGGACTTGCCAACGCCCTCTGCCTCGTCGCGGTCATGAACTTCAATGCGCAACGGCGTCCGGGCCTGTACCGCCGGGTCGGACTTGCCTGCGGCCTCGACGTGGTGCGCTGTGCCGATGGTGAAGCCGACTGCGAAACCATCGGGTTTGTGGACCGCTTCCTCGCAGAACTCGGATTGCGGTCCCGGCTGCGGGAGCATGGCGTGCGTGAAGACCAGCTCGATGCGCTGACGGCCCAGGCGTGGGAGGATCCGTGTCACCGGACCAATGCGGTGCCGGTCACCGCCGCCGACCTCCGGGCCCTGTACGCGTCGCTGCTGTAG
- a CDS encoding sulfatase-like hydrolase/transferase: MRSLLVLTLCFLGAVPGGRSQENPGPDAPRRPNVVLIFTDDHGVGDVSVYGASDLRTPHLDRLASEGMRFTTMRANATVCSPSRAALLTGRFPDRVGVPGVIRTDPADSWGHLDPTVPTLADELRRAGYHTALVGKWHLGLDAPNTPNERGFDFFHGFLGDMMDSYTNHLRHGRNYLRRDTEVISPSGHATELFTEWAINHLQSRATRPEHPFFLLLAYNAPHFPIEPPTSWLDRVRTREPGLEERRARNVAFVEHLDDAIGRVLRALKDTGLEADTLVVFTADNGGSLPHGQSNHPWRDGKQSHYDGGLRVPFIARWPGVIAPGSLSDHAGLVFDLFPTFLELAEVRPAEDLDAVSLLPVFRGRRTAEPRELYFVRREGGPTYGGKSYEAIVRGDWKLLQNAPYQPLELYHLRDDPQERTNLIATRPEVVRELGPALRRHIQRGGATPWQQRAP, translated from the coding sequence ATGCGAAGTCTGCTTGTGCTCACCCTCTGCTTCCTGGGTGCCGTCCCGGGTGGCCGTTCGCAGGAAAACCCAGGGCCCGACGCGCCCCGCCGTCCCAATGTCGTCCTCATCTTTACCGACGACCACGGGGTCGGCGATGTGTCCGTCTACGGGGCTTCGGACCTGCGCACGCCCCATCTCGATCGTTTGGCGTCGGAGGGAATGCGGTTCACCACCATGCGGGCAAACGCCACGGTCTGTTCGCCTTCGCGGGCGGCGCTCCTCACGGGCCGGTTTCCGGACCGGGTGGGCGTACCCGGGGTGATCCGGACGGACCCCGCGGATTCCTGGGGTCATCTGGATCCCACCGTGCCCACCCTGGCAGACGAACTGCGCCGTGCCGGATATCACACGGCGCTGGTGGGGAAATGGCATCTCGGCCTCGACGCGCCCAACACCCCCAACGAACGCGGCTTCGACTTCTTTCACGGTTTCCTGGGCGATATGATGGACAGCTACACCAACCACCTGCGGCACGGTCGGAACTACCTCCGTCGCGACACCGAGGTCATTTCTCCGTCAGGCCATGCGACCGAACTGTTCACGGAATGGGCCATCAATCATCTCCAGTCCCGTGCCACCCGTCCGGAGCACCCCTTCTTTCTGTTGCTGGCCTACAATGCGCCTCATTTCCCCATCGAACCCCCGACCTCATGGCTCGACAGGGTGCGGACGCGGGAGCCCGGGCTGGAGGAGCGACGGGCGCGGAACGTCGCCTTTGTCGAGCACCTTGACGACGCGATTGGACGCGTGCTTCGGGCCCTCAAAGACACCGGCCTGGAGGCGGATACCCTGGTCGTTTTCACCGCCGATAACGGCGGGTCCCTGCCGCATGGCCAGAGCAACCACCCGTGGCGCGACGGCAAGCAGAGCCACTACGACGGCGGGCTGCGGGTGCCGTTCATCGCGCGCTGGCCGGGTGTGATCGCCCCGGGATCCCTGAGCGACCATGCCGGGCTGGTTTTCGACCTCTTTCCCACCTTCCTTGAACTGGCGGAAGTGCGCCCGGCCGAGGACCTCGATGCCGTGAGTCTCCTGCCCGTGTTCCGCGGCCGTCGGACCGCCGAACCGCGCGAGCTCTACTTTGTCCGGCGCGAGGGGGGGCCCACCTACGGTGGGAAGAGCTACGAGGCGATCGTTCGCGGTGATTGGAAGCTCTTGCAGAACGCCCCGTACCAGCCGCTGGAATTATACCACCTGAGGGACGACCCGCAGGAACGAACCAACCTGATCGCCACCCGACCGGAGGTGGTGCGGGAACTCGGCCCCGCCCTGCGCCGGCATATTCAACGCGGCGGCGCGACCCCCTGGCAGCAGCGCGCTCCCTGA
- a CDS encoding sulfatase-like hydrolase/transferase — MKPSLLLVSCVAALVLPWIASGASPSRPNILLLFADDQRADTIAAWGNPAIDTPNLDRLAERGFSFRRNYCFGSNSGAVCVPSRAMLMSGRTWLDVPADLAGIPLLPGRLREAGYVTFATGKWHNGEASLCRAFPDARSVFLGGMDDHTRTPVADVRGGVVGPVRTASRFSSEEFAEAAIGFLKEAPADRPYFAYVAFTAPHDPRNPPVAHRERYYRRPPPLPENFLSVHPFDQGFIRDLRDENLAAFPRTREVLQQQLCEYYGLITHLDEQVGRILEALAATPQATNTVIVYAADHGLALGSHGLLGKQSVYEHSMRCPLIVAGPGIPAGGSTQAFTYLFDLFPTLLDLAEAPPLPGLAGESLRPLWAGSRAKLRDSVFLPFTDQMRAVRDERWKLIVYPQIGRQQLFDLQSDPHELHDRSSDPAQSVHLGRLTALLRTWQERTGDRQPLEVEHPGSGVVDLDGYVRRPDRWQPAWIVEKYF; from the coding sequence ATGAAGCCCTCCCTTCTGCTCGTCTCATGCGTCGCGGCGCTGGTCCTTCCATGGATTGCATCCGGCGCCTCGCCGTCGCGCCCGAACATCCTGCTGCTCTTTGCCGACGATCAGCGCGCGGACACCATCGCCGCCTGGGGCAACCCCGCGATTGACACCCCGAATCTCGACCGGCTGGCGGAACGCGGTTTCAGCTTCCGTCGGAACTACTGTTTCGGATCCAACAGCGGGGCGGTCTGCGTCCCCAGCCGGGCCATGCTGATGAGCGGACGCACCTGGCTGGACGTACCCGCGGATCTCGCGGGGATTCCCCTCCTGCCCGGGCGTCTGCGGGAGGCCGGGTATGTGACCTTCGCCACGGGCAAGTGGCACAACGGCGAGGCGTCCCTCTGCCGGGCGTTTCCCGACGCCCGGTCCGTGTTCCTTGGGGGCATGGATGATCACACGCGGACGCCCGTGGCTGATGTTCGCGGCGGGGTGGTGGGCCCGGTGCGCACCGCATCGCGGTTTTCCAGCGAGGAGTTCGCCGAGGCGGCGATCGGATTTCTCAAGGAGGCCCCTGCGGATCGGCCCTATTTCGCCTACGTGGCGTTCACCGCGCCGCACGACCCGCGAAATCCCCCAGTGGCGCACCGGGAGCGTTACTACCGCCGCCCGCCGCCGCTCCCGGAAAACTTCCTGTCCGTTCATCCCTTTGACCAGGGGTTTATTCGGGATCTGCGCGACGAAAACCTGGCCGCGTTCCCCCGGACCCGCGAAGTCCTCCAGCAGCAGTTGTGCGAGTACTACGGCCTGATCACTCATCTGGATGAGCAGGTGGGCCGCATCCTGGAGGCACTGGCCGCGACGCCGCAGGCAACCAACACGGTGATCGTCTACGCCGCGGACCACGGGCTCGCCCTGGGCAGCCACGGACTCCTGGGCAAGCAAAGCGTCTACGAGCACAGCATGCGCTGCCCGCTCATCGTTGCCGGCCCCGGGATCCCGGCCGGCGGCTCGACCCAGGCGTTCACCTACCTGTTTGACCTGTTCCCGACCCTTCTCGACCTCGCGGAGGCCCCGCCGCTGCCGGGGTTGGCGGGGGAGAGTCTGCGTCCACTCTGGGCCGGCAGTCGGGCAAAGCTTCGGGACTCGGTGTTTCTGCCCTTCACCGACCAGATGCGCGCGGTGCGCGACGAACGCTGGAAGTTGATCGTGTACCCGCAGATCGGGCGGCAGCAGTTGTTCGATCTGCAGTCCGACCCCCACGAACTGCACGATCGCTCGTCCGACCCGGCACAATCGGTCCACCTCGGGCGCCTCACCGCGCTGTTGCGCACCTGGCAGGAACGCACCGGGGACCGGCAGCCCCTGGAGGTGGAGCATCCCGGCTCCGGCGTGGTGGATCTCGACGGCTATGTGCGCCGCCCCGACCGGTGGCAGCCGGCCTGGATCGTCGAGAAGTATTTCTAG
- a CDS encoding PAS domain-containing protein, which translates to MASLIPWLGLAGCAIAAWWFWRRSAADRRALSGLQRELDERRRARESELAEEQTRQQAVFNSMVEGLLILDNEGRVQFVNPTLGQLFQLPREVRGLTLIEALRLHELQDLAERAVREERVTGFELQLPGNNGRVLQVNAASVRDPDRTHAGTILVFHDLTRIKQLESVRKEFVANVSHELRTPLSLIKGYVETLLDGAKDDPAVATRFLQTIEKHADRLTFLIDDLLAISQLESGSVALNQQTLDLRDQVDAVTRDLAARATDRNIQMRNEVPEGLSVRADGDRLQQVLFNLADNAIKYGRPGGQVRLGGRQVDAGRIEGWVADDGPGIPAESIERVFERFYRVDRARSREQGGTGLGLSIVKHIIQSHGGEVRAESAPGRGATFYYTLPTAG; encoded by the coding sequence ATGGCCTCCCTGATTCCGTGGCTCGGTCTGGCGGGCTGCGCGATCGCGGCCTGGTGGTTCTGGCGGCGGTCGGCAGCGGACCGGCGGGCTCTCTCCGGCCTCCAGCGCGAGCTCGACGAACGCCGTCGCGCCCGAGAATCGGAACTCGCCGAGGAACAGACCCGTCAGCAGGCGGTATTCAACAGCATGGTCGAAGGCCTGCTGATCCTCGACAACGAGGGGCGCGTCCAGTTCGTCAACCCCACCCTGGGCCAGCTCTTCCAGCTGCCCCGTGAGGTCAGGGGACTCACGCTCATCGAGGCCCTGCGGCTGCATGAACTGCAGGACCTCGCCGAGCGCGCCGTCCGCGAGGAACGGGTCACCGGATTTGAACTGCAGCTTCCCGGCAACAACGGCCGGGTGCTTCAGGTCAACGCGGCCAGCGTGCGCGATCCCGACCGCACCCACGCCGGCACCATCCTGGTCTTCCACGACCTCACCCGGATCAAGCAGCTCGAGAGCGTTCGAAAGGAGTTCGTCGCCAACGTCAGCCATGAGCTGCGGACGCCGTTGTCCCTCATTAAGGGCTATGTGGAGACGCTGCTCGACGGGGCGAAGGATGATCCGGCCGTGGCGACCCGCTTCCTGCAGACCATCGAGAAGCATGCGGACCGGCTCACGTTCCTGATAGACGACCTGCTGGCGATTTCGCAGCTGGAGTCCGGCTCGGTGGCGTTGAACCAGCAGACCCTGGATCTGCGGGACCAGGTGGACGCCGTCACCCGCGATCTCGCAGCGCGGGCGACGGACCGGAACATTCAAATGCGCAACGAGGTGCCGGAAGGCCTTTCGGTGCGTGCAGATGGAGACCGCCTGCAGCAGGTGCTCTTCAACCTGGCCGATAATGCCATCAAGTACGGGCGACCGGGAGGGCAGGTCCGGCTCGGGGGACGCCAGGTGGACGCCGGCCGGATTGAGGGGTGGGTCGCGGACGACGGCCCGGGAATTCCCGCCGAGTCCATCGAGCGGGTCTTCGAACGCTTTTACCGGGTGGATCGCGCCCGGTCGCGGGAACAGGGCGGAACCGGCCTGGGGCTGAGCATCGTGAAGCACATCATCCAGAGCCACGGCGGAGAAGTCCGAGCGGAGAGTGCGCCAGGCCGCGGGGCCACCTTCTACTACACCCTGCCGACGGCGGGATGA
- the ispF gene encoding 2-C-methyl-D-erythritol 2,4-cyclodiphosphate synthase, with product MVHVGIGYDVHPLVEGRRLVLGGVEIPHARGLLGHSDADVLMHAITDAILGAIGEVDIGHLFPDTDPSWKDAPSRLFLEEAARRVQARGGRIVNVDASLAAERPKIFPHLEPMKRNVAEALGLDVRRIGVKATTNERLGFVGREEGIAAMAVAAVDLPE from the coding sequence ATGGTGCACGTCGGGATTGGTTATGATGTCCATCCGCTGGTGGAGGGACGTCGCCTGGTGCTGGGCGGGGTGGAAATCCCCCATGCACGCGGGCTGCTCGGTCACTCCGATGCCGACGTCCTCATGCACGCGATCACCGACGCCATCCTTGGGGCGATCGGTGAGGTGGACATCGGCCACCTGTTCCCCGACACCGACCCCTCCTGGAAGGATGCCCCCAGCCGGCTGTTCCTCGAAGAGGCGGCGCGGCGCGTGCAGGCCCGCGGCGGAAGGATCGTCAATGTGGACGCCTCCCTCGCCGCGGAGCGTCCAAAGATTTTTCCCCACCTGGAGCCGATGAAGCGCAATGTCGCTGAAGCACTCGGCCTGGACGTGCGACGGATCGGCGTGAAGGCGACGACCAATGAACGCCTCGGGTTTGTCGGGCGTGAAGAGGGCATCGCCGCCATGGCCGTGGCTGCCGTGGACCTCCCCGAATAG
- a CDS encoding SpoIIE family protein phosphatase — MAPGTAAPTPSLGKLRVLIVEDSEFDARILVTLLRTGGWDVHSRRVDAAASLREALGGAPWDLILCDHTMPGFSAPEALELLKSTGLDIPFIIISAGIEEGVAISAMKAGAHDFLMKGSLGRLVPAVQRELREAQVRAARRAAEATLRESELRYRSVWENSTDAVLLLDLSGVIRFANPAVSGVFGWDPAHLVGQTLDVLQPPDLPPGEWLQTFRAAGRAKSDEALGRRRDGSVVEIDLAVTGMQMGDQQWIVSIFRDVTERRQANRELRHSREEFAAAREVQQRLFPKSAPKLPGFDIAGVSHPAVATGGDYFDYLSLSDEALGIVVADVSGHGLGPSLLMAEARAYLRPVARRPGSTDAILNRTQELLAEDLGSERYMTMLLVRLDAGSRTLTYTNAGHPAGQVLDAQGRVKTVLRRSGRPLGRQGTTPYPPPESVPLSSGDILLLLTDGIDEAMSPAEDVFGVERALEVVRQNRDRPAAELVEAICDAARAFSSPEPQADDLTVVVVKVL; from the coding sequence ATGGCTCCCGGCACTGCCGCACCGACGCCGTCCCTGGGAAAGCTCCGGGTCCTGATCGTCGAGGACTCGGAGTTTGACGCCCGCATTCTCGTCACCTTGCTGCGCACCGGCGGATGGGACGTTCACAGCCGTCGCGTGGATGCTGCCGCCTCGTTGCGGGAGGCACTGGGTGGCGCGCCATGGGATTTGATCCTGTGCGATCACACCATGCCGGGTTTCAGCGCCCCCGAAGCGCTGGAGCTGCTGAAATCCACCGGTCTCGACATCCCGTTCATCATCATCTCGGCCGGGATCGAGGAGGGCGTGGCCATTTCGGCGATGAAGGCCGGTGCGCACGACTTCCTGATGAAGGGGTCGCTGGGGCGCCTGGTTCCGGCGGTGCAGCGGGAGCTTCGGGAGGCCCAGGTGCGCGCCGCCCGACGGGCCGCCGAGGCCACCCTCCGGGAGAGCGAACTCCGCTACCGGTCGGTCTGGGAAAATTCCACGGATGCCGTCCTGCTCCTGGATCTCTCCGGGGTGATCCGGTTTGCCAACCCGGCGGTGTCCGGCGTCTTCGGATGGGACCCCGCGCACTTGGTGGGTCAGACGCTCGACGTGCTGCAACCGCCGGATCTGCCGCCGGGCGAGTGGCTGCAGACGTTCCGTGCGGCCGGACGCGCCAAATCGGATGAGGCGCTGGGACGCCGCCGCGACGGTTCGGTGGTGGAAATTGACCTCGCAGTGACCGGCATGCAGATGGGGGACCAGCAATGGATTGTCTCCATCTTTCGTGACGTGACGGAACGCCGGCAGGCCAACCGGGAACTGCGTCACAGTCGGGAGGAGTTTGCCGCCGCCCGCGAGGTCCAGCAGCGGCTCTTCCCCAAGTCGGCGCCGAAACTGCCCGGATTCGACATCGCCGGCGTCTCGCATCCGGCGGTGGCCACCGGGGGCGATTACTTCGACTACCTGTCGCTGTCGGATGAGGCGCTCGGCATTGTGGTCGCCGACGTCAGCGGCCACGGGTTGGGCCCCTCACTCCTGATGGCCGAGGCGCGTGCGTACCTGCGTCCGGTGGCGCGCCGACCCGGGAGCACCGATGCGATCCTCAACCGCACCCAGGAACTTCTGGCCGAGGATTTGGGGAGCGAACGGTATATGACCATGCTGCTGGTCCGGTTGGATGCCGGGAGCCGCACCCTGACGTACACCAATGCCGGACACCCGGCCGGTCAGGTGCTCGACGCGCAGGGGCGGGTCAAGACCGTGTTGCGGCGGTCCGGACGCCCATTGGGCCGGCAGGGGACCACTCCGTACCCGCCGCCGGAAAGCGTGCCGTTGTCCTCCGGTGACATCCTGCTGCTGCTCACCGACGGGATTGATGAAGCGATGAGCCCTGCGGAGGACGTGTTTGGCGTCGAGCGCGCGCTGGAGGTGGTGCGACAGAACCGGGATCGCCCGGCGGCGGAACTGGTCGAGGCGATTTGTGACGCGGCGCGGGCGTTCAGTTCACCGGAACCGCAGGCGGACGATCTGACCGTTGTCGTGGTCAAGGTGCTGTAG
- a CDS encoding DUF2851 family protein, with translation MSGNPPGMLAESPGNSYAVARAAHAGDRGLREDTVPPERWMQQIWRHQRIHRDRLRTLDGPPVRVLHPGYWNREPGPDFRDAVIQVGDAPAVRGDVEVDRDVSGWRTHQHAGNPAYGRVVLHVVWSAPRRTVLSPVLALLPHLDAPLAELAEWLETRAPALVPENLPGLCAGPLRDLDPADVRVLIHEAARVRLRDRAGGFRIRARHAGWDQALWEGLLVALGYKHNGWPMRRLAELVPVGPHSDPHPGDPRELWEARLLGLSGLLPAELPRGAGRVEVRRLWDLWWRERDAWEGRIVPRFAWRLGGVRPANHPLRRMIVAARWRAGDLLGPALEQWLERPASPRGFPRELRRLLTPPPVPGDFWSRHLTLGSGRISGSAPLLGASRISELALNVVLPWLYARTQDRNRDDLAREAVRRFFLWPGAGDNAGLRLARERLFGGARRRGLESGAAQQGLHQILQDFCQRAGPLCGACRFPGWVRQRNPAPPPPGAPTSMKSLD, from the coding sequence CACGCGGGCGATCGCGGGCTGCGGGAGGACACCGTCCCGCCGGAGCGGTGGATGCAGCAGATCTGGAGGCACCAGCGGATTCATCGGGACCGGTTGCGAACTCTGGACGGTCCTCCGGTCCGGGTCCTTCATCCCGGCTATTGGAACCGGGAGCCAGGCCCGGATTTTCGGGACGCCGTGATTCAGGTGGGTGACGCGCCTGCCGTCCGCGGGGATGTCGAGGTGGACCGCGACGTCTCCGGCTGGCGGACCCATCAGCACGCCGGGAACCCCGCCTACGGCCGGGTGGTGTTGCACGTGGTCTGGTCCGCGCCGCGCCGGACGGTTCTGTCGCCGGTGCTGGCGCTGCTGCCGCATCTGGATGCCCCGCTTGCCGAACTGGCTGAATGGCTTGAAACACGGGCTCCGGCGCTCGTGCCGGAGAATCTCCCCGGGCTTTGCGCCGGTCCCTTGCGCGATCTGGATCCGGCAGACGTGCGGGTGCTGATTCACGAGGCGGCCCGGGTGCGGTTGCGCGACCGGGCGGGGGGATTTCGGATCCGGGCACGCCATGCGGGTTGGGACCAGGCGCTCTGGGAGGGTCTGCTGGTGGCACTCGGATACAAGCACAACGGCTGGCCGATGCGGCGGTTGGCCGAACTGGTTCCCGTGGGACCGCACTCCGATCCCCATCCGGGGGATCCCAGGGAACTCTGGGAGGCCCGGCTGCTCGGTCTCTCCGGGCTGCTGCCGGCAGAACTTCCGCGAGGGGCCGGCCGGGTTGAGGTGCGCCGGCTCTGGGACCTGTGGTGGCGGGAGCGCGATGCCTGGGAAGGCCGCATCGTTCCGCGATTCGCATGGCGGCTCGGCGGGGTGCGTCCCGCCAATCATCCGCTGCGCCGGATGATCGTTGCTGCCCGATGGCGCGCCGGGGATCTCCTGGGTCCGGCCTTGGAGCAATGGCTGGAGCGTCCGGCCTCTCCACGGGGATTCCCCCGCGAACTCCGGCGCCTGCTGACCCCGCCCCCGGTGCCCGGGGACTTCTGGAGCCGCCATTTGACTCTGGGATCCGGGCGGATTTCCGGATCGGCGCCGCTCCTGGGGGCTTCCCGGATCTCCGAACTGGCGCTGAACGTCGTGCTCCCGTGGTTGTATGCCCGCACGCAGGACCGAAACCGGGATGATCTCGCCAGGGAGGCCGTCCGGCGGTTCTTCCTGTGGCCCGGGGCCGGGGACAACGCCGGACTCCGGTTGGCGCGGGAACGTTTGTTCGGCGGGGCGCGGCGACGGGGACTGGAGTCCGGCGCGGCCCAGCAGGGCCTCCATCAGATTTTGCAGGACTTTTGCCAACGGGCGGGTCCGCTCTGCGGGGCCTGCCGGTTCCCTGGGTGGGTCCGCCAACGGAACCCGGCGCCTCCGCCTCCGGGCGCCCCCACATCCATGAAATCGCTTGATTGA
- the coaD gene encoding pantetheine-phosphate adenylyltransferase, with protein sequence MRTVIYPGSFDPLHNGHLDVVRRAAQIFDRVVVAVAANEGKRPLFNLEERYGIVRDAVRDLPNVTADRFDGLLVSYVVRQGACAVLRGLRAVSDFEFEFQLALMNRKLDERVETLFLTPKDTYTFVSSRLIKEIARLGGDVSPFVPDNVVPALRAKLGRAAAA encoded by the coding sequence ATGCGGACGGTGATCTACCCCGGAAGCTTTGACCCGCTGCACAACGGCCACCTGGATGTCGTCCGGCGCGCCGCGCAGATCTTCGACCGGGTGGTGGTTGCCGTCGCGGCGAACGAGGGCAAACGACCGCTGTTCAACCTGGAGGAGCGTTATGGGATCGTCCGGGATGCCGTCCGGGACCTGCCCAACGTCACGGCCGACCGCTTTGACGGGCTGTTGGTCAGCTACGTCGTCCGGCAGGGCGCATGCGCCGTCCTGCGAGGTTTGCGGGCGGTCAGCGACTTCGAATTTGAGTTTCAGCTCGCGCTGATGAACCGGAAGCTGGACGAGCGGGTGGAAACCTTGTTTCTCACCCCCAAGGACACCTACACGTTTGTCAGCTCGCGGTTGATCAAGGAGATCGCCCGGCTGGGCGGGGATGTTTCCCCGTTTGTGCCCGACAATGTCGTGCCGGCGCTCCGGGCCAAGCTGGGGCGCGCGGCAGCTGCCTGA